Within the Erigeron canadensis isolate Cc75 chromosome 6, C_canadensis_v1, whole genome shotgun sequence genome, the region TTGCAGAGGTGGCAGGTTGATGTTGCGATCCGGATTTGTCTCTTCATAATCTGGTCTTTTGTTGCGATCTGGATCAGGTCAGCCCTCTAACCGAAGACATTAACTTTTAGGGGTGCCAAGTTGTTCCATGGAAAGGTCCAGTACTTAGGCCCGTATGTTGATTTTTGCAGCAATATTCTAACGGATTTAGCAGAGAAGTTGTGAGATGGATCTGGTTTCCTTTGTCATGAGTCACTGCGATTTGAGAGTGTGAGGCTCAATAGCTGAGAGAGCAAGTTCAGAAGCTCTTGCACCTCGGTTGCACCTCAATAGGTTGATTTAAGTTGTTTTAGTTTCAAGCAGGTCAAGTACATGAAACTATAATAAAAAAGGGGGGAATGGGTCAAACAGGCTGAAACATTAGGCATTACACCTATAATGACCTGGAGTATCAAAGAATATAAGTGGATGTTATGACCCATTTGCTTATAAATAGGTCAGTTTGGGTTGCATTTTTATCTCAAATGTGTAACAGGATGAAACCAGCGCAAAGTCTTTTTTAATGCatataatttctattttttcaaAAGATTAGTTAATGgacataaaacttttataaaattaaaaaaaaaaggacaagaGACATATGCAGTAAACCAAACTCGACCCCTTCTAAAAACTGACCAATTTTTACCCAAAGTGATATGGACCCGTAACTTACCCACCCGACCagcccatcttgccacctctgaTGGAATGTCAAATAACTTCAAGGAGCACTTGAAACTACCTTCAAGTGTCTCTACTTTTACAACACATGAAAGCTCTCGTGCATTTCAGTTGTGAAAATTTCCAGCCCAACATTTTCATTCCTGATTCAAATGAAATTCTAGTCCTGGTTGAAGGCTCGTATAAGAGAGTAGCCATTATATAACCTTTCAAAAGCTGGTTTAACGTGACTTCCCAGTCGCTTCAATTTCACATGCCAACTCAAATATAGCACACGAAATCTCCCTATTCAACTATTGAGCTCGTCTTCAGAGGGGACACATTCTAGATGAAACCGTCAAATACAAAAGTAAGTGAAATTATTCAACTAATGGTTTTGAGCGAACACACATTCTTAGATGAAATTATTACCAAAGATCACACAATTTTAGATGAAACCGTCAAATACAAAAGTAAGTGATCAATAGCAAAGCGCTGAAGGTATTTTAAGGATTAAGAAACAGACATGTCAAGGAATGGATGAAGCAGTATAGTAGTTAAAAATGAGCAAATACACCACCACCAATGTTTTCTTAGAGGTTCTTCATAATAACAAATCATGCATTTTCTGATGTAAGAGGCATATCTGCTGACATTTCGTTCATATATGAGATACAGTTCAACTCTGGTATATATGTAGACGTGAAGTTACTTCAAAAGCATATCTAGATAATCTATGTATTTCAATACTTTTATTCAGCTTAAACTGATCAAGCTTTAGTATGGGTTAGCTGAACGGGTCAAGTGATTTTACTAAATTTCTTTAAAACTTTTTCAGATAACAAAACTAATATCCAAATATTAAAGAATTCACgtgaaaaaatatatcatatatcaaGTTCCTATATTAGGTGGCGCGTGATAGTTATAGTATCCATCTCGAAATCTTATGTAAGATGTTAAATATGATAATGGAACTTGAAACTTcaaatctaacaaaaaaaataaaattaagttttttaatgCTTTCAACATATAAGGTTATTAACTTGCCATCCCTTAGTCCCTTTATTTAATGCGATATTATGACAAACTCCAATAGCAAATGTACTTGCTAAGCATAGTAATTAGACAACaaactgataaaaaaaaaaaaagtaaactgcACAATTAAGATATATGCCCGCAAAATAAATGCCAAAATCAGTAGCAACTCTTTTAGCCGCCTTGTTTATGAAGATCTAACATTTGCAAGCTTTCAACCCCATTTTAATAAAATACTGCTACTATAGTACTATAATGAAATGAAATCAAAGTAAGTTATGAAGTTTAAAAATCATAGTACACAAAGCCATTCTAATAAAATTATGGAGGCAGGTCATGAACTACGCTATAATCTGTTTAGAATAATCCCACCAGAATTGAAAGTTagctatacatatataaaatttcaaacaCAACATTCTGATTATCCTAACATTTCGGCAAATTGtgaactaaaaaataataagaaccTGAAAATCgagatgaaaaaaataataataaaaaatcctAAAAAATCTCAAATACAACTTATAGGAAAAATTATACCTTAAATGGCTTATAAATTCTTGTCATGGAGGTGGGTGTGACAATTgaaattaatttgatgcatcCCTCTTATTTTtaatcctatttttttttttaaggagaGAGTGAAATAAAGATCGGTGTTTCAGGGGAAAGTGGAATCAAAATTGGTGTATCTATGGTTTTCTTATGTGAAGCCGTGAAGGGAGGGCGGAAAAAAAATTGAGGATATGTTTTACGAAGATGTTTTAGTGAAATAAATGGATGAGCTGCCACTTGgcatttattaaaaagaaattagttAATGGGATGATGTATCGAAATCTTCCCATctattttagaacaaaattAATCCCTCAAATCTAGACATCAAATCCAATTCTTTCAATCTAAACCCCAAAAATTTCAAAGAGGGAAATTTactaaaatcaagaaaaaacaACCCCACAAATTTACTTCATTTATTTACCCCATTCCATTTATTTAACTcaataacaacaaaaaacttcaaattttcAAGGTTTGGGGAAAGACAATCTCACCAAATCCATCTCCCTCTTTTCCCTGGTAACTTCTCTTTACCCTTCTCATATTTTACTCTTTTAAAGATTGgtaaaagaaacaaataaatgGTCGTTGAAAGAATTTACTAGATTTCAAACCAAGATTTCCAgaaacatatatcatatatgatatatttaagTTAGGTGTTGGTCAAAttgtcaaaaaataaaaaataagaaatgacaTCTTATTCAATTTTGTTGTCTGTTATCTATATTGTTCTGGATTCTTCTTTTCTATTATCTACACCTTGCCTATTCGCATATATAAGCTTCTGCCATATTAAAAAACCTcatattacacatatatatatttcattattataacAACATaggaaaataattttttgatatttGGTCTTGTGAATACATTCTCTACCCTCTTGATCATCTTTCATTACAAGGTTAGCTGcttcttttttcttataattttattttttatagttttttaaacttaatataagaaagtttataattatatatatgtttttttctaaCTGCctaatttctattaaaaaagTATTGGTTTCTActaaagatttatttttttatttgttcaattatgttatttgttaacctatgattataaattttaggAATCTACTTTGTGGGTATTGATTTGTAATAACCTGTGTAATATAAAGATTCAAAAAGTAGCAAACTTTGATTATAAATGTGGCCAATTATGaaattaaagatgataatatgtTCAAGATTTCTGATGGGTATATTCTTGATTCAAACAAAATTGCAGAAAATTTAAGTAAAGGAAATAGAAAGAGAGAGATGGAGGAAGAGAGAGAGTCAACAACAAGATATTGGTGCTATGCATGTTCTAGAGTTGTTAATCCAGTTATGGAAGTTGAATCACTCAAATGTTCACAATGTCAAGGTGGATTCGTGGAGGAAATGGGTAGCGTTCGGGGTCAGAACCGCCGTTCTGACCCTGAACCCGGTATCTCATTGTGGGCCCCTCTCATGCTTGGATTGCTCAACTCCCCTCGTGGGAATCGAGGATTAGAGGAGGAAACAAACCAAGAAAATGGTCATGGTTCTGAACAACATAGTCAGCATGAAggacagcagcagcagcaggagcCGGGCCCTGAAGTAAGGAGCAGGGCCAGCGCTGCTGCTCTCCTTCATCTtttacatggtatcagagctagtCTTGCAGCATCTGCACCTCAGAATAATGAAGAGGGTAGAGGAGAAAATAACCGTGACACAGAGCGAGAACGTGAACGTGAACGTGTTATTTTTATTGATCCTTTTAATCAGACTATAATTGTTCAAGGTGGTGGTAATACTGGCAACCCGTTTGATTTAACCAATTCGGCACAAAACAACCCTTTTGGTTCATTTGGTGATTATTTCTTGGGACCTGGTTTAGAGCAACTTCTACAACATTTAGCCGAAAATGACCCAAACCGATATGGTACCCCACCGGCCCAAAAAGAAGCGGTAGAGGCAATGCCAACTATAAAAATTGAAGAGGATTCTGTTCAATGTTCGGTTTGTTTAGAGGAATTTGAGATAGGGGCTGAAGCACGACAAATGCCATGTAAACATAGCTTTCATGGTGATTGTATCTTGCCATGGTTAGAACTTCATAGCTCTTGTCCAGTTTGCCGTTATCAATTGCCTGCAGACGAGTCAAAGGTCAACCGCAATCAGGACGGGTCAAGGGGTAATTTGATACATTCAAATGGTGAAACAAGACATGGCGGGAATAATGAAGAAAGGCGGTTTTCTGGTAGTCTTTTCTGGCCCTTTAGTTTGTTTTCACCTAGGTCACCTACTTCAAGGGAAAATGGGTCATCGCCACGTGTCCAAGAAGCTGATCATAGGGAAGATGGTCTCTGAAATgtttgttgactttgacttttttctAGAATGGGTTGGGGTGCCAAGTCAAGTTTTTCTCTTTGAATATTCTGTCTATAGTATCCTATCCTATCCTGTCAAATATTTCAATGTGCATAAAGAAATAGATTCAACTCAACATTCTTGGTTTTTGATCTTGTATAGATTTTGATGTGGTGAATTGATGGATGGAGGGATGAAtttatttatccttttaatTTGCTGTGCTTTTGCAATCATTATTGTTGTTGATCTAATGAATCTTGAACTTGTTTTAGAATCTGCAATTAACTAACCATGAAACGTATGCGGTATAAGGAAAGGCTGTATGAATACTGAAAGCGGTTTTGGAACCAAGAATTTGGTACGAAAAATTTGTTACTGTATTTAGTGAGGGGTTTTGGGGGGTTTTCAGTATCAGTTTTTTCTGGTTCTAGTATAGTTTAGTATCTATGCATAGTAGTTAGTGGTATATATGTATTGACAGAGTAACAAATTTGTTTTAGGAGTCTGATTTCTCTCTTGCTATTTTTCAAGAGATTATCTATCTCGAATTGGATCCTTTCATAAAACCATACTGCAGATCAGTTCATGCTAAAAGAAGCCACCACTTGACCTGCCTCATTCAAACTCTTGTTTCTTTGTCAATTCTGCACTGTTTGATATTCGGAACAGATCAGCTAGGTTGGTTCCTCGCATGATCTCATGTGTCCAAGAGTTTATACATACCAACAATGGTCAGTAGGTTGCACATACTAAAAATAGCAGTTCCTTATGGAAAAGGTCCCTTTTATATACCTGTAAATGGCTAAATCGTCTTTTGAACAATATTATATGCCGTCTTTAGAGTGTACGTTTGTCTACTACTCTTTGTTAGAGACCACCTATAAGGCTCGTTTTGAAAGCTCGTGCATAGTGGTGTTTCCAGGATAAAAGTTCGTAGGGGGAACCATAATCCAAACATAAAACTTGAAAGCATAGATGCTTTAGcaatgaaattaataaaatgcCACGTCCATTACCTTAAGGTCCGCGTCAACAATTTTTGATCTCTGCAATATCCAAATGCACCAAAAGGATCTGTAGCATTAGTAGAAAAAACAATGCAACATCAAACAAAAAAAGCTAAGGATTTTTTTTACAAGCCAATAAAAGCAATGATTTTTTGCCGCGTTAGCTGCCTGAAATTAATCACCCAAACGTTACCAAATAAGAAAGGTAAACTTATAGGctggaaaaagaaaataataagaaGCAAGCACCATAGAACTGTTGATCTTACTTAATAGTGTTCAATGTTCTGAGAAGCACACGCTTTACTCCCTTAAGAATGTTCAACGACTTCGTAACTTCTGCTGTTACACGTGAATAAGACATGGGCCATCAAGAATTCAAGATTAACTTGCAGGGAAATTAGGAAACTAAATAGTCACACTGATTGAAATCAACATATTACGACAAAAGGTACAGAAGTAGACCAAATAATTACCTGCTATATTCTTATTCCGTGGAACATCAACTAATAAAATCGGGCCTGCAATGAAAGTTCCACCAATTCCTATCACTAtgtaatataaaaacaaaattaaggtAAGGATTGAAAGAAGGAAATAAAACAAAGTGTctcaataaaattaaacaattgAAAAATTAACATCTGATTCCTTCTCGAACAGATGATCAAGTCATCAAGAAATGAAACCAAAAGAAACTCACTTGTTTTTGGATATCCAAAAAGGAAGAAGGCAAGGGTATTGTTAAGTGCATCATACGATGCCTCTTTGGACTTGCCACAATCAATTAAAAAAGACCAAGTCATCTATTGTGATACTGGTTTCAGCAATATTCGTAGCCAGCACTATCTTTCTCACACCATGGTCTGCCTTGTCAAATGTTACCTCTGTGTGAATAAGAATCTGGAGGGATAGAAGAAGATTGATGGCACTGTAAGCAAAGGCTGGTATGAGTTTAGTGCTATCTAATTCGTCTTCACTGCCAACATCACATTGTCAGATGATGATTCCTCATGACGGAACAATTGGTAACCCAAAATACCCACAGGCAGGTTTCAGTTTCGTGGATCAAAGTACTCAATAGTTTctgattgaaattgaaatagaAGTATTCCAATAGAGATGGCCGGATGGATGTAGATCTATTGTTAAAATCTTGTCAAGAAGGTAAGTTTTGGGGAAGCAAGAAATGTTTGACAGACGAGTTGAGTGAAGCATACGGACATGCTGCCACCTAGcagttttttaaaataaaaaaaaatgtattggGATCcttttttatcaaaagaaagatACGAGCAGCGTGTGTGGTTTCATGAGGACAGTTTACTTATTGATTAACGAGCAAAATGTTTGTCGCGAGAGATACAATAAAGATCAATAAcatcattttcaaaatttatgttttgtttttcttgtcttTAAGATATTCagattttatttaattcaaCAAACTATGGTTTTAAGATAATCAGATACTAGATTTATGTCGTGTACTGTATGTCTGTATTCATGTAAAACGGTTAAATCAGAATGATGAGATATCATCCACCACATATGCAGGCAGCATGTTTCTGCTATGTTCATATCTATGAACTAGCAACCCTATATTTCGATAAAATATCATCCACCACATGCAAtatctcaaatctcaatcattcAATATagcatcaaagaaaaacatcaaaacaaagATCGGAAAATGGACAAACCATGACTGGAATCAATACCTCAGTGGTTAATATTTGAACAAAAACATAGCATGATTGTcataatatatcattaataaaacTAGCAACAAAAATGCCTTAATACGCATTGGAGGTTACATAAAGTttctcatcaaaataataaGTGCAGATCAGTTTGCCGATACTAAATCGACTATAGTTTGCTGATATATTAATAGGGCCAACACGGGCAAAAATTGGCAGTCTGGTAAAAGCAAAATCAGAGCAAGAATTACTTAACCGTAATGATCTTGATAATAGATGAGGTTCCAACACGATGAAGAGCCACAATAGCATCACCGGTCTTGCACAATCCTTTCTCTTTAGCATGCTGCAAGGCAAATTCTATTGCTTCCTCAGTCGATTCGTCATCAGAAGCTCTAGCAGACCCTGCACTCAAAATCGGGATCAAACCCCTGAAGATTAGGCTATGCCTAGCTGGAGACTCATCACTGCATGACCAATCAAAAGAATCGGTCTTGATCTCAGGAACCACCACAGACAGTATAGGCATTCCTGGTCTGTACTTAGCCACAAGTTTTGCAGTGCTCCCACCTCTGGTTAGAACCAATATAAGACTTGCTTTGGATGAGATAGCAGTTCTGACAGCAGAAGAGGCTAGGCTTTCGAGTGGACTCATAGGCACAGGCACATTTGCAGCAATCCTCTTGAAAACATCTTTATAGTCTATTGTACTTTCCGCTTCCAAACAAATCTTGGCCATGGTTTGAACTGCAAGCTCTGGGTAGGCCCCAGCTGCGGTTTCTCCACTAAGCATGACGCAATCCGTTCCATCTAGAACCGCATTTGCAACATCTGTGGCTTCAGCACGAGTGGGCCTAGGAGACTTGATCATTGACTCCAACATTTGCGTGGCAGTTACAACCGGCTTTCCTTGTAGGTTGCACTTGTATATCATGGTTTTCTGAGCTAGAAATATTTTCTCGATTGGAATCTCCATACCAAGGTCACCACGTGCCACCATAAAAGCATCAGAGTTGGCTAGGATTTCGTCAAAGTTGGCAACCCCTTCTTGATTCTCAACCTGGCAAAGATTAAAAACATCATATATTAGGGGGAAGATTTCAGCCCAAAATGGACAAAACTAGCACTTTGGCCTTTTTGAAATCTTTTAAATATGTTCAGCCAAAACAACATATTTAAATAGGAGCGGACGTGCAAAAACTGAATAAAACTAAATTACTATCTGCTTGTCAAATGGGGCTGAATCAGGGTTAAGTTGACTCGTTAACACATCTTTGTCCCTTTACTAGATATGTATGTAAATAAAGAGTAATAAATATAatcaaaaagttacaaattaaaaggTTATTCTACTTTTGAATAGAACTATGCATAAGATGTCTTAGCATTAACAACCTAGAGACgtttttaaaatcaaatgttttgacccaaaacatatttttatccCCAATCcgcccatcttgccacctctgtTATCATTTACAGTAACATGTTATAGATGAAATCAACCCTCTGCTTGGGaactaaaaaacaaacacacCTTAGACATTAGAAGGATGTTCTTTGCATGTTGTCCCAGCAGCTTGCGAACCTCAACCAGATCAGAACCTTTTCGAACAAAGGAGAGAGCTATCATATCAATCTTATTAGGAACACCCCATTTCATGATATCTTCTTTATCTTTCTCAGTCAAAGTAGGAAGATCAACAATCACTCCAGGAAGATTAACATTCTTTCTTTCACCAAGAACCGCAGTGTTCTCACAACGACAACGAACTAAGCCATTTTTAGTGTCACAAGACAAGACAGTGAACGAAATGGTGCCATCTGAACACAGGATCACACTTTGTGGCTTAACGTCATGAGCTAACTTCTTGTAGCTCATGCAGATCATCTCACTATCTCCTTTAATAGTGTAATCAGTAGAGATAGTGATCTCTTGACCTTGTTTCAGTTGAACCGGCTTACCATCTTTCAAAAACCCAGTTCGAATTTCTGGACCCtaaaatataacaaacataATTAGTCCAACTTATGTGTACATAAGCGACTCATCACTTACAAAACAAGTTAACCAGCTTATTTCCTTTACTTTCTTCATCAAAAAACACAGCTTATAAAAAATGTTACACTATTGCTAGACGTCTAAAACGTTCAATTATACTCGCAATTGTATCATATTAAGCTATAGAATCCAGAAAAGTACGTATTTGTATGACAAAGAATAAAGTTACAAGTTATACTCGACAACTGCTGCCTATACTtggttaaaaaatattatagcaAAAGGCATATCATACTTGCTTATTTGTTAAGCACCATTCAATGACCatacaaaaaataatacatttttttttatcattgatATATACTTAGTGTTTGGCCTAAATTCTTATTAAATATACCATTCCACATGTGTAAGAATAAACATAACAAGTATCAACACCAATCATAAACAGACAAATGGAACATTTATGTTCAACCAATAAAAATTAACCAATAAGAAATCAGCATATGCCATATGGGTTTTAAAAAAGAACCAATAAGACATAAAGGGAACAGATGGACAAAATCAAATAACCCCACATGAAAAGAACCTAATTTTTAACTACATGGTGGAATTGAGTACCGTTGTTACTTGTTAGatacattttttctttcaaaacaacctaattttttttttaaaaaaattaacaaactaTGCATACTAAAGGTGTGCAGCCATACCAAACCTACCATTATCATCCTgtatcaaaactaaaaattcaaatatgtaCCGAATTCCATATATCAATGGTGCCGGTTTTGGACCAACTTGTTCATGCCCAGAACATTTT harbors:
- the LOC122603218 gene encoding pyruvate kinase, cytosolic isozyme; the protein is MDQMNMDHQTQEIGTKRPKTKIVCTLGPASRSVPMCEKLLKAGMNVARFNFSHGSFEYHQETLDNLRIAMENTGINAAVMLDTKGPEIRTGFLKDGKPVQLKQGQEITISTDYTIKGDSEMICMSYKKLAHDVKPQSVILCSDGTISFTVLSCDTKNGLVRCRCENTAVLGERKNVNLPGVIVDLPTLTEKDKEDIMKWGVPNKIDMIALSFVRKGSDLVEVRKLLGQHAKNILLMSKVENQEGVANFDEILANSDAFMVARGDLGMEIPIEKIFLAQKTMIYKCNLQGKPVVTATQMLESMIKSPRPTRAEATDVANAVLDGTDCVMLSGETAAGAYPELAVQTMAKICLEAESTIDYKDVFKRIAANVPVPMSPLESLASSAVRTAISSKASLILVLTRGGSTAKLVAKYRPGMPILSVVVPEIKTDSFDWSCSDESPARHSLIFRGLIPILSAGSARASDDESTEEAIEFALQHAKEKGLCKTGDAIVALHRVGTSSIIKIITVK
- the LOC122605177 gene encoding E3 ubiquitin-protein ligase SIRP1-like; this translates as MEEERESTTRYWCYACSRVVNPVMEVESLKCSQCQGGFVEEMGSVRGQNRRSDPEPGISLWAPLMLGLLNSPRGNRGLEEETNQENGHGSEQHSQHEGQQQQQEPGPEVRSRASAAALLHLLHGIRASLAASAPQNNEEGRGENNRDTERERERERVIFIDPFNQTIIVQGGGNTGNPFDLTNSAQNNPFGSFGDYFLGPGLEQLLQHLAENDPNRYGTPPAQKEAVEAMPTIKIEEDSVQCSVCLEEFEIGAEARQMPCKHSFHGDCILPWLELHSSCPVCRYQLPADESKVNRNQDGSRGNLIHSNGETRHGGNNEERRFSGSLFWPFSLFSPRSPTSRENGSSPRVQEADHREDGL